A window from Lepus europaeus isolate LE1 chromosome 20, mLepTim1.pri, whole genome shotgun sequence encodes these proteins:
- the LOC133749312 gene encoding olfactory receptor 10T2-like, producing MLKPQAPEQQPGNGTERVTEFVLVGFSSVPHLRPTLFALFLLTYLVTLGGNATIIALIHADRSLHTPMYRFLAVLSLSETCYTLVTIPNMLAHLLLRSQAISIAGCRAQMFFFLGLGCSHCFLLTLMGYDRSVAICRPLRYALIMRPSVCLGLGALVFGAGFSVALTETCLVFWAPFCGGRRVEHFFCDIGPVLRLSCAQSARRALAIFFLSVLVVLVSFLLILLSYAFIVAAVVRMPSAASRRKAFSTCAAHLTVVVVHFGCASIIYLRPDSGGHPARDRLVAVFYTVVTPLLNPVVYTLCRTLAHSCRPPL from the exons ATGCTGAAACCACAG GCTCCTGAGCAGCAGCCGGGAAACGGCACGGAGCGGGTGACCGAGTTCGTGCTGGTGGGATTCTCCAGCGTCCCGCACCTGAGGCCCACGCTCTTCGCGCTCTTCCTGCTCACCTACCTGGTCACCCTGGGCGGCAACGCCACCATCATCGCCCTCATCCACGCCGACCGCAGCCTGCACACGCCCATGTACCGCTTCCTGGCCGTGCTGTCCCTCTCCGAGACCTGCTACACGCTGGTCACCATCCCCAACATGCTGGCGCACCTGCTGCTGCGCAGCCAGGCCATCTCCATCGCGGGCTGTCGCGCGCAGATGTTCTTcttcctgggcctgggctgcagccacTGCTTCCTGCTGACCCTCATGGGCTACGACCGCTCGGTCGCCATCTGCCGGCCGCTGCGCTACGCGCTCATCATGAGGCCGTCGGTCTGCCTCGGCCTGGGGGCCCTGGTGTTTGGCGCCGGCTTCTCCGTGGCCTTGACCGAGACCTGCCTGGTCTTCTGGGCGCCCTTCTGCGGCGGGCGGCGCGTGGAGCACTTCTTCTGCGACATCGgcccggtgctgcggctcagctGCGCCCAGAGCGCGCGCCGGGCCCTGGCCATCTTCTTCCTGAGCGTCCTGGTGGTCCTGGTCtccttcctcctcatcctcctgtcCTACGCCTTCATCGTGGCCGCCGTCGTGCGCATGCCCTCGGCCGCCAGCCGGCGCAAGGCCTTCTCCACCTGTGCGGCCCACCTCACTGTGGTGGTGGTGCACTTCGGCTGCGCCTCCATCATCTACCTGCGCCCGGACTCGGGCGGCCACCCGGCCCGGGACCGCCTGGTGGCTGTGTTCTACACGGTGGTGACGCCGCTGCTGAACCCCGTCGTGTACACGCTATGCAGGACCCTGGCACACAGCTGCCGGCCACCCCTATAA